A portion of the Hylaeus volcanicus isolate JK05 unplaced genomic scaffold, UHH_iyHylVolc1.0_haploid 12237, whole genome shotgun sequence genome contains these proteins:
- the LOC128883959 gene encoding uncharacterized protein LOC128883959 isoform X2: protein MIGTNVDREEFPACDYIKEEAELKDSIKSFSFNTTKDSVSSEHDTVTALLLSTLRMIADSPMQSSTDADNALSCTTRTTSSGNTFDQDAFSHVPSINLNTSLSSLSVSDWYRYHEDANYSKSVIDCGYMNSTDWNFHDKLSTRSNTLCLQDNSNSLCNDDIKTTKWWNHMNQLACITPNLAKTWDYNLNETVQHEFFDFHSTFQSTLEIEPNSRWVHDSFMETSELNSVSLYCSQYDKLEENQSCLLEKREVSESQEKNLRLCQQRSTGCVDSIKCQDVSPAAKKQEQFSGSNRIKRFKKYLDTNSYNIHLKFNRPGNGPTYWGMWEDERNRMVYVSWLPRAARAQYRTEKKQCEVNLKHFISNVLGFSGLLKVLLFPPSSAHCKLLFTSEAKARCFLKTFGSINDTKGAALWKSLICQYFQVSIRYGIHSTHVRIIWADQTKTDSELLAENPTT, encoded by the exons ATGATTGGTACAAACGTCGATCGCGAAGAATTTCCAGCGTGTGACTATATAAAGGAAGAAGCCGAACTAAAAGATTCGattaaatctttttcttttaatacaacAAAGGATTCAGTATCCTCTGAGCATGATACAGTCACCGCTTTACTACTGTCGACGTTAAGGATGATAGCCGACTCTCCTATGCAATCATCGACTGATGCAGATAATGCCTTGTCCTGTACAACAAGAACAACATCGTCGGGTAATACGTTTGATCAGGACGCTTTTTCACATGTTCCttcaatcaatttaaatacatcACTTTCCTCTTTAAGTGTCTCCGATTGGTATCGGTATCATGAGGATGCGAACTATTCAA AATCAGTAATAGATTGCGGTTATATGAATTCAACCGATTGGAATTTTCATGATAAACTATCCACCCGTTCAAATACTTTATGTTTACAAGACAATTCCAATTCTTTGTGTAACGATGATATCAAAACAACCAAATGGTGGAATCACATGAATCAGTTAGCTTGTATAACTCCAAATTTAGCTAAAACATGGGATTACAATTTGAATGAAACAGTACAACATGAATTCTTCGACTTTCATTCAACATTCCAATCAACGTTAGAAATAGAACCGAATTCAAGATGGGTTCATGATAGCTTTATGGAAACATCTGAACTGAACTCAGTGTCTTTGTATTGTTCACAGTACGATAAACTTGAAGAGAATCAAAGTTGTTTACTGGAAAAAAGGGAAGTCAGCGAATcccaagaaaaaaatttgcgTCTCTGTCAACAACGTAGCACTGGTTGTGTTGATTCTATAAAGTGTCAAGATGTGTCACCGGCAGCAAAAAAACAAGAGCAATTTAGTGGTTCTAATCGAAtcaaacgttttaaaaaatatttggatacCAATTCCtacaatattcatttaaaatttaatcgccCTGGCAACGGTCCAACATATTGGGGAATGTGGGAAGATGAACGTAACCGTATGGTATATGTTTCCTGGTTACCTCGAGCTGCGCGTGCTCAATATCgaacagaaaaaaaacaatgtgaaGTGAAC ttaaaacatttcatttctaatgttCTTGGGTTCTCCGGTCTGTTAAAAGTTTTACTTTTTCCTCCATCTTCTGCACATTGCAAATTGCTTTTTACAAG tgaAGCGAAAGCCCGTtgctttttaaaaacatttggaAGTATAAATGACACAAAGGGTGCTGCATTATGGAAATCCCTAATTTGTCAGTATTTTCAAGTGAGTATACGGTACGGAATTCACTCAACGCATGTGCGAATTATCTGGGCTGATCAAACTAAAACGGACTCGGAACTTTTAGCGGAAAATCCGACGACATGA
- the LOC128883959 gene encoding uncharacterized protein LOC128883959 isoform X1 has protein sequence MISSYFKMIGTNVDREEFPACDYIKEEAELKDSIKSFSFNTTKDSVSSEHDTVTALLLSTLRMIADSPMQSSTDADNALSCTTRTTSSGNTFDQDAFSHVPSINLNTSLSSLSVSDWYRYHEDANYSKSVIDCGYMNSTDWNFHDKLSTRSNTLCLQDNSNSLCNDDIKTTKWWNHMNQLACITPNLAKTWDYNLNETVQHEFFDFHSTFQSTLEIEPNSRWVHDSFMETSELNSVSLYCSQYDKLEENQSCLLEKREVSESQEKNLRLCQQRSTGCVDSIKCQDVSPAAKKQEQFSGSNRIKRFKKYLDTNSYNIHLKFNRPGNGPTYWGMWEDERNRMVYVSWLPRAARAQYRTEKKQCEVNLKHFISNVLGFSGLLKVLLFPPSSAHCKLLFTSEAKARCFLKTFGSINDTKGAALWKSLICQYFQVSIRYGIHSTHVRIIWADQTKTDSELLAENPTT, from the exons ATGATTTCTAGTTACTTTAAAATGATTGGTACAAACGTCGATCGCGAAGAATTTCCAGCGTGTGACTATATAAAGGAAGAAGCCGAACTAAAAGATTCGattaaatctttttcttttaatacaacAAAGGATTCAGTATCCTCTGAGCATGATACAGTCACCGCTTTACTACTGTCGACGTTAAGGATGATAGCCGACTCTCCTATGCAATCATCGACTGATGCAGATAATGCCTTGTCCTGTACAACAAGAACAACATCGTCGGGTAATACGTTTGATCAGGACGCTTTTTCACATGTTCCttcaatcaatttaaatacatcACTTTCCTCTTTAAGTGTCTCCGATTGGTATCGGTATCATGAGGATGCGAACTATTCAA AATCAGTAATAGATTGCGGTTATATGAATTCAACCGATTGGAATTTTCATGATAAACTATCCACCCGTTCAAATACTTTATGTTTACAAGACAATTCCAATTCTTTGTGTAACGATGATATCAAAACAACCAAATGGTGGAATCACATGAATCAGTTAGCTTGTATAACTCCAAATTTAGCTAAAACATGGGATTACAATTTGAATGAAACAGTACAACATGAATTCTTCGACTTTCATTCAACATTCCAATCAACGTTAGAAATAGAACCGAATTCAAGATGGGTTCATGATAGCTTTATGGAAACATCTGAACTGAACTCAGTGTCTTTGTATTGTTCACAGTACGATAAACTTGAAGAGAATCAAAGTTGTTTACTGGAAAAAAGGGAAGTCAGCGAATcccaagaaaaaaatttgcgTCTCTGTCAACAACGTAGCACTGGTTGTGTTGATTCTATAAAGTGTCAAGATGTGTCACCGGCAGCAAAAAAACAAGAGCAATTTAGTGGTTCTAATCGAAtcaaacgttttaaaaaatatttggatacCAATTCCtacaatattcatttaaaatttaatcgccCTGGCAACGGTCCAACATATTGGGGAATGTGGGAAGATGAACGTAACCGTATGGTATATGTTTCCTGGTTACCTCGAGCTGCGCGTGCTCAATATCgaacagaaaaaaaacaatgtgaaGTGAAC ttaaaacatttcatttctaatgttCTTGGGTTCTCCGGTCTGTTAAAAGTTTTACTTTTTCCTCCATCTTCTGCACATTGCAAATTGCTTTTTACAAG tgaAGCGAAAGCCCGTtgctttttaaaaacatttggaAGTATAAATGACACAAAGGGTGCTGCATTATGGAAATCCCTAATTTGTCAGTATTTTCAAGTGAGTATACGGTACGGAATTCACTCAACGCATGTGCGAATTATCTGGGCTGATCAAACTAAAACGGACTCGGAACTTTTAGCGGAAAATCCGACGACATGA